The Natrinema sp. HArc-T2 genome has a segment encoding these proteins:
- a CDS encoding molybdopterin synthase codes for MHVLGVRDEGANGDTLEAVVDRIVDRLSERGRVGVVRYDATIADGTDARESLTFGEDITTVGGDVTYDLGVDGDWTASGTGMSVGDALDSLATDCDYAVVVGVPTLQHPAVVVGPAATDGEDDDQRIATVDGPSDLSLEDLVTALESADPHETLESLVTRLKRSPRADRAGAIATFTGRVRAKDSADDARTQYLEFEKYDGVADERLAALETNLEARDGVFDVELYHRTGVVKDGEGIVFVVVLAGHREEAFRTVEDGINRLKDEVPLFKKEVTVEDEFWVHERS; via the coding sequence ATGCACGTACTCGGTGTTCGGGACGAGGGGGCCAACGGCGACACGCTCGAGGCGGTCGTCGATCGGATCGTCGATCGACTCTCCGAACGCGGGCGAGTCGGCGTCGTCAGATACGATGCGACGATCGCCGACGGAACCGATGCACGCGAATCGCTCACGTTCGGCGAGGACATCACCACGGTTGGCGGCGACGTGACCTACGATCTCGGCGTCGACGGTGACTGGACCGCCTCGGGAACGGGGATGTCCGTCGGCGACGCACTCGATAGCCTCGCGACTGACTGTGACTACGCCGTCGTCGTCGGTGTGCCGACGCTGCAGCATCCCGCCGTCGTCGTCGGACCGGCCGCCACTGACGGCGAAGACGACGACCAGCGCATCGCGACCGTCGATGGCCCTAGCGACCTCTCGCTCGAGGACCTCGTGACCGCCCTCGAGTCCGCCGACCCTCACGAGACCCTCGAGTCGCTGGTGACGCGTCTCAAACGATCGCCGCGAGCCGACCGAGCTGGTGCGATCGCGACGTTCACCGGTCGGGTCCGCGCGAAAGACAGCGCCGACGACGCGCGCACACAGTATCTCGAGTTCGAGAAGTACGACGGCGTCGCCGACGAGCGGCTGGCGGCCCTCGAAACCAACCTCGAGGCGCGAGACGGTGTCTTCGATGTCGAACTCTACCACCGAACAGGAGTCGTCAAGGACGGTGAGGGCATCGTCTTCGTGGTCGTGCTGGCCGGCCACCGCGAGGAGGCGTTTCGGACCGTCGAAGACGGAATCAACCGTCTGAAAGACGAAGTACCGCTGTTCAAAAAGGAGGTCACCGTCGAGGACGAGTTCTGGGTCCACGAACGATCCTGA
- a CDS encoding CapA family protein has product MPLQLGFTGDVMLGRVVDDRQRRRSVDAVWGSVLERLRGLDGLVINLECCLSTRGQQWQRTYRPFHFRADPDWAIPALERAGVDVCTLANNHILDYEEVALRDTLTELDGAGIARAGAGETIDEALGPAVRTIGPSNGDSDDSIANNALEVAVIALTDNTPEYAADEDTPGTAWIEIDASDAETRRRVREALERARETNPDLLVASLHWGPNMVTEPPKSFQEFGHWLIEEGVDVVHGHSAHVFQAIEVHEGRPIIYDAGDFVDDYRVDPELRNDRSFLFVLSVTPDGDPLEFRLHPTEVEDCAVGEASPEAAEWARKRMRNLSSSFGTEFDRDGDALVLSLEN; this is encoded by the coding sequence ATGCCCCTGCAACTCGGCTTCACGGGCGACGTCATGCTCGGGCGAGTCGTCGACGACCGCCAGCGCCGCCGCTCCGTCGATGCGGTGTGGGGATCCGTCCTCGAGCGCCTGCGCGGCCTCGACGGGCTGGTGATCAACCTCGAGTGTTGTCTCTCGACGCGAGGCCAGCAGTGGCAACGCACCTATCGACCGTTCCATTTCCGGGCCGACCCCGACTGGGCGATTCCCGCACTCGAGCGCGCCGGGGTCGACGTCTGTACGCTGGCGAACAACCACATCCTCGACTACGAGGAAGTGGCGCTGCGGGATACCCTCACGGAACTTGATGGGGCCGGCATCGCGCGTGCCGGTGCCGGGGAGACCATCGACGAGGCGCTCGGGCCAGCGGTTCGGACGATCGGACCCTCGAACGGTGACAGCGACGACTCGATCGCGAACAACGCACTCGAGGTCGCAGTGATCGCGCTGACTGATAACACGCCGGAGTACGCTGCCGACGAGGACACCCCCGGGACGGCCTGGATCGAGATTGACGCCAGCGATGCAGAGACGCGACGGCGCGTTCGGGAAGCGCTCGAGCGCGCACGCGAGACGAATCCAGACCTGCTGGTCGCCTCGCTGCACTGGGGACCGAACATGGTCACGGAGCCACCCAAGTCGTTCCAAGAGTTCGGCCACTGGCTGATCGAAGAAGGCGTCGACGTCGTGCACGGCCACAGCGCCCACGTCTTTCAGGCGATCGAGGTCCACGAGGGCCGTCCGATCATCTACGACGCCGGGGATTTCGTCGATGACTACCGGGTCGATCCCGAGTTACGAAACGACCGGAGTTTCCTGTTCGTCCTCTCGGTGACGCCCGACGGCGACCCGCTCGAGTTCCGATTGCACCCGACGGAGGTCGAGGACTGTGCGGTCGGCGAGGCGAGTCCGGAGGCAGCCGAGTGGGCTCGCAAGCGGATGCGAAATCTCTCGTCCTCGTTCGGGACCGAATTCGATCGGGACGGCGACGCGCTCGTCCTGTCGCTCGAAAACTGA
- the pyrH gene encoding UMP kinase, with the protein MKVVVSIGGSVLVPEPGADRVAEHAAVIEDLIDEGCRIGAVVGGGGVAREYISAARNLDANEIELDQLGIDVTRLNARLLIAALSEESVTAPALDYEEASEALRRDDICIMGGVAPAQTTDAVGAALAEYIDADLLVYATSVPGVYSADPNEDADATKYDELSATDLVDVIAGLEMNAGASAPVDLLAAKIIERSGMRTIVLDGTDPDRIARAVRHGEHGGTDIVPEGVGAEPTYWASDEQ; encoded by the coding sequence ATGAAAGTGGTCGTCTCTATCGGTGGCAGCGTCCTCGTGCCCGAACCCGGCGCTGATCGGGTGGCCGAGCACGCAGCCGTCATCGAAGACCTCATCGACGAGGGCTGTCGGATTGGTGCCGTCGTCGGAGGTGGCGGTGTCGCCCGGGAATACATCTCGGCTGCACGGAATCTCGACGCAAACGAAATCGAACTCGATCAATTGGGGATCGACGTCACGCGGCTCAACGCGCGGCTGCTCATCGCTGCACTGAGCGAGGAGTCCGTGACCGCGCCCGCGCTCGATTACGAGGAGGCCAGCGAGGCGCTCCGCCGGGACGATATCTGCATCATGGGCGGCGTCGCACCGGCACAGACCACCGACGCCGTCGGGGCCGCGCTGGCAGAATACATCGATGCCGACCTGCTCGTCTACGCGACGAGCGTTCCCGGCGTCTACAGCGCCGACCCGAACGAGGACGCGGACGCAACCAAGTACGACGAACTCTCCGCGACGGACCTGGTCGACGTCATCGCCGGCCTCGAGATGAACGCCGGAGCCTCCGCACCCGTCGACCTGCTGGCAGCGAAGATCATCGAGCGCTCGGGGATGCGGACGATCGTCCTCGACGGCACCGACCCCGACCGAATCGCCCGTGCGGTCCGACACGGCGAACACGGCGGCACCGACATCGTCCCCGAGGGCGTCGGTGCGGAACCGACCTACTGGGCGAGCGACGAGCAATGA
- the lysS gene encoding lysine--tRNA ligase: protein MSTDGDTDETASDTPESEAISPYTLQRKEASETRHAFWADTVADRVEARDPEEPIVIKGGISPSGVPHLGNVNEIMRGYYVAEVLRDRGYEVRQVFTADDRDPLRGLPRTLCDLEGNLVDLGEVDAGALGRNLGAPYTDIPDPFGCCDSYGDHFATIIQDSADAVDVPIELVSNTELYESGDLEDITRFVLEHQDRAREVLSQYQDKVDEDYVPFNPICEECGKITETVTSVDADAGTVDYRCTDMDAGDQTIDGCGHEGTATLREGKLPWRFEWPAQWQLLGVDFEPFGKDHAEGSWPSGQDVARNVLEIEPPVPMVYEWFTLEGEPFSSSAGNVILVSDVLELLEPEVLRYFFAKDPSKARDFSIERLDQLVDEFDRLEAIYFGEIDADEDEQAFAERVYPFVVEEPRKARIRLPYTFAAVLGMTDDPDLREEIARREGHIPDDAPEWAVDKALERVEQARNWARRTGNEFDYELKRSEIPAHDFDADTEAALAELADFIEEGHEPDEIQGEIYEAAKRNDVDVGDFFGAGYRLFFDEDQGPKLGPFLAKVDQEFVIDRLRRER, encoded by the coding sequence ATGAGTACCGACGGCGACACGGACGAAACTGCGAGCGACACGCCGGAATCGGAGGCGATCAGCCCCTACACCCTCCAGCGTAAGGAGGCAAGCGAGACGCGTCATGCGTTCTGGGCCGATACGGTCGCTGACCGTGTCGAGGCTCGAGATCCGGAGGAACCGATCGTCATCAAAGGCGGCATCTCGCCGTCTGGCGTCCCCCACCTCGGAAACGTCAACGAGATTATGCGCGGCTACTACGTCGCCGAAGTCCTGCGCGACCGCGGCTACGAGGTTCGGCAGGTCTTCACCGCCGACGACCGTGACCCGCTCCGGGGGCTACCCCGGACCCTCTGTGACTTAGAGGGGAACCTCGTCGATCTCGGCGAGGTTGATGCCGGTGCACTCGGCCGGAACCTCGGAGCACCCTACACCGACATTCCGGACCCCTTCGGCTGCTGTGACTCCTACGGCGACCACTTCGCGACGATCATTCAGGACAGCGCCGACGCCGTTGACGTGCCGATCGAGCTGGTCTCGAACACCGAACTGTATGAGTCCGGCGACTTAGAGGACATCACCCGCTTCGTCCTCGAGCACCAAGATCGAGCCCGCGAAGTCCTCTCGCAGTATCAGGACAAGGTCGACGAGGACTACGTTCCCTTCAACCCGATCTGCGAGGAGTGTGGCAAGATAACGGAGACGGTCACGAGCGTCGACGCCGACGCCGGAACCGTCGACTACCGCTGTACCGACATGGACGCCGGCGATCAGACGATCGACGGCTGTGGCCACGAGGGGACGGCCACGTTGCGCGAGGGCAAACTCCCGTGGCGCTTCGAATGGCCCGCCCAGTGGCAACTGCTCGGCGTCGACTTCGAGCCCTTCGGGAAGGACCACGCCGAAGGCTCCTGGCCCAGCGGACAGGACGTTGCCCGCAACGTCCTCGAGATCGAGCCGCCGGTGCCGATGGTCTACGAGTGGTTCACCCTCGAGGGCGAGCCCTTCTCCTCGTCGGCTGGCAACGTCATCCTCGTCTCGGACGTGCTCGAACTTCTAGAGCCCGAAGTGCTGCGTTATTTCTTCGCGAAAGACCCCTCGAAAGCCCGGGACTTCAGCATTGAACGCTTAGATCAGCTCGTCGACGAGTTCGACCGGCTCGAGGCGATTTACTTCGGCGAGATCGACGCCGACGAGGACGAGCAGGCCTTCGCAGAGCGTGTCTATCCCTTCGTGGTCGAGGAGCCACGCAAAGCGCGAATCCGGCTGCCCTACACCTTCGCTGCGGTGCTCGGAATGACCGACGATCCCGACCTGCGCGAGGAGATCGCCCGCCGCGAGGGCCACATTCCCGACGACGCACCCGAGTGGGCCGTCGACAAGGCGCTCGAGCGCGTCGAGCAGGCCCGCAACTGGGCGCGACGGACCGGCAACGAGTTCGATTACGAACTCAAGCGCAGCGAGATTCCGGCCCACGACTTCGATGCGGACACCGAAGCCGCGCTCGCAGAACTGGCCGACTTCATCGAGGAAGGCCACGAGCCCGACGAGATTCAGGGCGAGATCTACGAAGCCGCGAAGCGAAACGACGTCGACGTCGGCGACTTCTTCGGGGCTGGCTACCGGCTGTTCTTCGACGAAGATCAGGGCCCGAAACTCGGTCCCTTCCTCGCGAAAGTCGACCAGGAGTTCGTCATCGACCGGCTCCGGCGTGAACGCTGA
- a CDS encoding site-2 protease family protein yields the protein MDDVDRPGFDTAGRGTRSPEDGPPIDRIESVFAVYEVRREDGQVVYYGDPLAHPERVIRELWPAFRERGYDATLERRHGEYALVAEPTTIGVDGIPWTNIVLLLLTVCSTLFAGSFWYQLDPFADPTVIWQAWPFTAAILGVLGIHEMGHYVMSRYHQVDASLPYFIPVPTLIGTMGAVITLKGRMPDRKALFDIGVAGPLAGLIATVVVTVIGLHLPPVTVPEAVVQDPNAIRIELGYPPLLELLAAGFDQPLYRNDPATGVNPVVIGAWVGMFVTFLNLIPVGQLDGGHILRAMAGEFQETIAALVPGVLFALAAYLFYIDGYSVNTVFVWILWGLLTAFLASKGPATPVQDERLGRSRFVLGAVTFGLGLLCFMPVPVMIIG from the coding sequence ATGGACGACGTCGACCGGCCCGGATTTGACACGGCAGGGCGGGGCACTCGCTCGCCCGAGGACGGGCCGCCGATCGACCGGATCGAGTCGGTGTTTGCGGTCTACGAGGTCCGCCGCGAGGACGGACAGGTCGTCTACTACGGTGATCCACTGGCTCATCCCGAACGGGTGATACGAGAGCTCTGGCCGGCGTTTCGCGAGCGCGGCTACGACGCCACACTCGAGCGCCGCCACGGCGAGTACGCGCTCGTCGCCGAGCCGACAACCATCGGCGTCGACGGGATTCCGTGGACGAACATCGTGTTGCTCCTGTTGACGGTGTGTTCGACGCTGTTTGCGGGCTCGTTCTGGTACCAGCTCGATCCGTTCGCCGACCCGACCGTGATCTGGCAGGCGTGGCCGTTTACCGCGGCTATTCTGGGCGTACTCGGCATCCACGAGATGGGTCACTACGTCATGAGCCGCTATCATCAGGTCGACGCCTCGCTGCCCTACTTCATCCCGGTGCCGACGCTCATCGGGACGATGGGGGCAGTCATCACGCTGAAAGGCCGGATGCCTGACCGGAAGGCGCTGTTCGACATCGGCGTCGCCGGGCCGCTGGCCGGACTCATCGCGACGGTCGTCGTGACAGTGATCGGTCTGCATCTGCCGCCCGTGACCGTCCCCGAAGCGGTCGTACAGGATCCCAATGCAATCCGGATCGAACTCGGCTATCCACCCTTACTCGAGTTGCTCGCCGCAGGGTTCGACCAGCCGCTGTACCGGAACGATCCGGCGACCGGGGTGAACCCGGTCGTCATCGGCGCGTGGGTCGGGATGTTCGTTACCTTCCTCAACCTGATCCCGGTGGGCCAACTCGACGGCGGTCACATCCTCCGGGCGATGGCTGGCGAGTTCCAGGAGACGATCGCGGCGCTGGTGCCTGGCGTGTTGTTCGCACTCGCTGCGTACCTCTTTTACATCGACGGCTACAGCGTGAACACGGTGTTCGTCTGGATTCTCTGGGGGCTGTTGACGGCGTTTCTCGCCTCGAAAGGGCCGGCCACACCAGTCCAAGACGAGCGACTCGGGCGGAGTCGGTTCGTCCTCGGGGCCGTCACGTTCGGCCTCGGATTGCTCTGTTTCATGCCGGTTCCAGTCATGATAATCGGCTGA